Proteins found in one uncultured Desulfuromonas sp. genomic segment:
- a CDS encoding 4Fe-4S binding protein codes for MENVAKNRIEIDELRCKGCALCTVACPQGLIKMSTELNKQGFLPAMITAEDMERCSGCTLCAQVCPDVAIEVYRGV; via the coding sequence ATGGAAAACGTGGCGAAGAATAGGATAGAAATTGACGAGCTGCGCTGTAAGGGCTGTGCCCTGTGTACCGTGGCCTGTCCGCAAGGGCTGATTAAAATGAGTACCGAGCTGAATAAACAGGGCTTTCTTCCAGCGATGATTACTGCTGAAGATATGGAACGTTGCAGCGGCTGTACTCTGTGTGCCCAAGTGTGCCCGGATGTGGCGATTGAGGTTTATAGGGGCGTTTAA
- the thrC gene encoding threonine synthase yields MRYMSTRGQVRDLSFKDAVMMGLANDGGLLLPENIPAIDTTQLAAYQTMSYPQIAFDIISRFTGDDFDQNDLRELIERSYATFDHPEVTPVVKQDGVYILELFHGPTLAFKDVALQFLGNLFEYLLEERDEKMNILGATSGDTGSAAIYGVRGKDRINIFIMHPDGKVSPIQKLQMTTVTDDNVFNLAIRGTFDDGQRIVKETFNDLDFKANYSLGAVNSINWARVLAQIVYYFYAYSRVQPETGSEKIDFSVPTGNFGDIFAGYMAKRMGLPVDKLILATNENNILSRFVLNGDYSVGDVVETLSPSMDIQIASNFERYLYYLLGEDSESLCGLMESFATSKSLQFDGQLQAKVREDFDSLTVDKAATVDQIRDFHQRTGYVLDPHTAVGVRAGEQLSDPDVPVVCLATAHPAKFGDAVQQAIGQDPERPASLNGIEQRDSRCERIDAETDKVKAYLAQRAR; encoded by the coding sequence ATGCGTTATATGAGTACCCGGGGTCAGGTTCGCGACCTGTCCTTTAAAGATGCGGTCATGATGGGACTGGCCAACGACGGCGGTCTGTTACTGCCTGAAAACATCCCTGCCATCGACACAACCCAGCTTGCCGCCTACCAGACCATGTCTTACCCACAGATCGCGTTTGACATCATCTCCCGGTTTACCGGCGATGATTTCGATCAAAACGATCTGCGTGAGCTGATAGAGCGATCCTACGCCACCTTTGATCATCCCGAAGTGACCCCGGTGGTCAAACAGGACGGCGTCTATATCCTTGAGCTGTTTCATGGCCCGACTCTGGCCTTTAAAGATGTGGCCTTGCAGTTCCTCGGCAACCTGTTCGAGTACCTGCTTGAAGAGCGTGACGAGAAGATGAACATTCTCGGTGCCACCTCCGGTGATACCGGCAGTGCCGCCATTTACGGGGTGCGCGGCAAGGACCGCATCAATATCTTCATCATGCACCCGGACGGCAAAGTGTCGCCGATCCAGAAACTGCAGATGACCACGGTGACCGACGACAACGTGTTCAACCTGGCGATTCGCGGCACCTTTGATGACGGTCAGCGCATCGTCAAAGAAACCTTCAACGATCTTGACTTCAAAGCCAACTACAGCCTCGGTGCGGTGAACTCCATCAACTGGGCGCGGGTGCTGGCGCAGATCGTCTACTACTTTTACGCCTACAGCCGCGTTCAGCCTGAAACCGGCAGCGAAAAAATTGACTTCTCGGTGCCGACCGGTAACTTCGGCGACATCTTTGCCGGTTACATGGCCAAGCGCATGGGGCTGCCGGTGGACAAACTGATTCTCGCCACCAATGAAAACAACATCCTGTCGCGCTTTGTTCTCAATGGCGATTACTCCGTCGGTGACGTGGTGGAAACCCTGTCGCCGTCCATGGATATCCAGATCGCCAGCAACTTTGAGCGCTATCTCTATTACCTGCTCGGTGAAGACAGTGAATCGCTGTGCGGCCTGATGGAAAGCTTTGCTACCAGTAAGAGTCTGCAGTTTGACGGCCAGCTACAAGCCAAGGTTCGTGAGGACTTCGATTCCCTGACCGTGGATAAAGCCGCCACTGTCGACCAGATTCGTGATTTTCATCAACGTACCGGCTATGTGCTTGACCCGCACACCGCTGTTGGCGTACGTGCCGGTGAGCAACTCAGTGACCCGGATGTTCCAGTGGTGTGTCTGGCCACGGCTCATCCGGCCAAGTTTGGCGATGCCGTGCAGCAGGCCATTGGTCAGGATCCGGAGCGTCCGGCATCTCTTAATGGCATTGAGCAGCGTGATTCACGGTGTGAACGGATTGATGCTGAGACGGACAAGGTCAAAGCCTATCTGGCACAACGGGCGCGCTAA
- a CDS encoding 3-methyl-2-oxobutanoate dehydrogenase subunit VorB — protein sequence MTKRLFVKGNEAVAMGAIEAGCRYYFGYPITPQSDIPEYISREFLKIGGEFIQAESEVASINMLLGASACGARAMTSSSSPGISLKQEGISYMSGSECPGLIVNICRSGPGLGGIDASQADYFQATKGGGHGGYHIIVLAPDCVQEMYDMAILAFDLSDRYRVPAMILADAVIGQMKEALEPHPYVQPDDLGSKDWALIGDGKAGEQKIVKSLYLGDGELEAHNNRLHAKYAVMQDKEVRYEGIGLEDAELLVTAYGSTARIAKTAVRLAREQGMKVGLLRPITLFPFPKAAFKEFGEKAGKILCFELNNGQMVDDVRLAAPGVDVDFYGRPPGAGSLPTPEEFLTQIRSRYEVTV from the coding sequence GTGACCAAAAGATTGTTTGTAAAAGGCAACGAGGCTGTTGCCATGGGGGCCATTGAGGCAGGATGCCGTTATTATTTTGGCTACCCGATCACTCCTCAGAGTGATATTCCCGAATATATCTCCCGTGAGTTTCTGAAAATAGGCGGTGAGTTTATCCAGGCTGAAAGTGAAGTCGCGTCAATCAATATGCTGCTTGGTGCCAGTGCTTGTGGCGCTCGCGCCATGACGTCATCCTCAAGCCCCGGTATTTCCCTCAAACAGGAGGGGATTTCGTATATGTCGGGCAGTGAATGTCCCGGTCTGATTGTTAATATCTGTCGCAGTGGCCCTGGTCTTGGTGGTATTGATGCGTCCCAGGCGGATTATTTCCAAGCCACCAAAGGCGGAGGACATGGTGGTTATCACATCATTGTTTTGGCACCGGACTGTGTTCAGGAAATGTATGACATGGCGATTCTCGCCTTTGATCTGTCTGATCGTTACCGGGTGCCGGCCATGATTCTGGCGGATGCGGTGATTGGCCAGATGAAGGAAGCCCTTGAGCCCCACCCCTACGTGCAGCCCGATGATCTTGGTTCTAAAGATTGGGCTCTGATTGGTGACGGCAAAGCCGGGGAACAGAAGATTGTCAAATCCCTCTATCTCGGTGATGGTGAACTTGAGGCCCACAATAACCGTTTGCACGCCAAGTATGCGGTGATGCAAGACAAAGAAGTGCGTTACGAGGGGATTGGCCTGGAGGATGCTGAGCTGCTGGTAACAGCCTATGGCAGCACCGCGCGTATTGCCAAGACCGCCGTGCGTCTGGCCCGTGAACAGGGGATGAAGGTTGGTCTGTTGCGTCCCATTACTCTGTTTCCGTTTCCGAAAGCAGCGTTTAAAGAGTTTGGTGAGAAAGCCGGTAAGATTCTGTGTTTTGAACTGAATAACGGGCAGATGGTCGATGATGTTCGTCTGGCGGCACCCGGTGTCGACGTTGATTTTTACGGACGTCCTCCCGGAGCGGGTTCATTGCCGACTCCAGAAGAGTTCCTGACCCAGATCCGTTCCCGTTATGAGGTGACCGTATGA
- a CDS encoding glycoside hydrolase family 3 N-terminal domain-containing protein, with protein MLLTRLVRGHLHHLVTIVLLAGACSGCHYFGKNAPSTEPSLDEKIGQLLLVGFRGQSMKQAPTLVKDIQKRHLGGVILFDYDVQLGQAGRNITSPSQLQQLTSGLQSLSDLPLLIAVDQEGGRIARLKPALGFPVTPSHRQLGEQEDLHQTLEQSKELANTLETMGINLNLAPVVDLCSNPDNPVIAKLDRCFSSTPEKVSAQAAAYIAGHHQTCVLTCLKHFPGHGSSATDSHQGFTDITDSWNEEELIPYRELIQHGRVDAIMTAHVFNGRLDAHDPATLSKPIVSGLLRGVLGYEGVVISDDLQMKAISDHYGLETAIEKALNAGVDMLVFGNNLSYNEHCVEQTIDIIHRLVKQGRVSEERINESWRRVSMLKRRLSIKKHRRHSSNLLTVNTHLQEAILSKAE; from the coding sequence ATGCTTCTGACCCGTTTAGTCCGTGGCCACCTTCACCATCTCGTGACGATTGTGCTCCTTGCTGGTGCCTGCAGCGGTTGTCATTATTTCGGTAAAAACGCGCCATCAACAGAGCCATCTTTGGATGAGAAGATCGGTCAATTGTTGTTAGTGGGATTTCGTGGTCAGAGTATGAAACAGGCCCCCACGCTCGTCAAAGATATTCAAAAACGTCACCTCGGCGGCGTCATTCTGTTTGATTACGATGTTCAGCTTGGGCAGGCAGGACGAAATATCACCTCACCCTCCCAGCTGCAACAACTCACTTCAGGCCTCCAGTCACTATCGGATCTGCCATTACTGATTGCGGTTGATCAGGAAGGCGGGCGCATTGCCAGACTCAAACCAGCTCTGGGATTTCCCGTCACGCCATCCCACCGGCAATTGGGCGAACAGGAAGATCTCCATCAAACCCTTGAACAGAGTAAAGAACTGGCAAACACATTGGAAACCATGGGGATCAATCTCAATCTGGCTCCGGTCGTTGATCTGTGCAGCAATCCCGATAATCCGGTCATTGCGAAACTTGATCGTTGTTTTTCCTCAACGCCGGAAAAGGTCTCAGCGCAGGCAGCGGCCTACATCGCCGGTCATCATCAAACATGTGTCTTAACCTGTCTCAAACACTTTCCCGGCCATGGCAGCTCTGCGACGGATTCTCATCAGGGGTTTACGGATATTACTGACTCTTGGAACGAAGAAGAGCTGATCCCCTACCGTGAGCTGATTCAGCATGGGCGCGTTGATGCCATCATGACGGCTCACGTCTTTAATGGCCGTCTTGATGCTCATGATCCGGCCACCTTGTCCAAACCAATTGTTAGCGGTTTGTTGCGCGGTGTTCTAGGGTATGAGGGGGTTGTGATTTCCGACGATCTGCAGATGAAGGCGATCAGCGATCATTACGGGCTGGAAACGGCCATTGAAAAAGCGCTCAATGCCGGAGTGGATATGCTGGTGTTCGGCAACAACCTCAGCTACAACGAACACTGTGTAGAGCAGACCATTGACATTATCCACCGACTGGTCAAACAGGGAAGAGTCAGTGAGGAAAGGATCAATGAATCCTGGCGTCGTGTCAGCATGCTGAAACGACGCTTGAGCATCAAAAAGCATCGAAGACACTCAAGCAACCTGCTCACCGTTAACACTCACTTGCAAGAGGCCATCCTCAGTAAAGCCGAGTGA
- a CDS encoding DUF3617 family protein, producing the protein MLKKSFILTSCAFTLLLFNACSSSSDTPKVNLNEGRWQITAEVKMANLPFAMPPTTYTTCLTQQDLIPKQGMQQENNACEVTSQKVDGNTVSWTITCQSNQGATTSNGSITYAGDTFEGKIITDIPRAGQTEQLLSGKRLGDCQ; encoded by the coding sequence ATGCTGAAAAAATCATTTATCCTGACAAGCTGTGCGTTTACATTACTTTTATTCAATGCCTGTTCGTCCTCTTCGGACACCCCCAAAGTCAACCTCAATGAAGGACGCTGGCAAATCACTGCAGAAGTCAAAATGGCCAACCTGCCTTTTGCCATGCCGCCCACCACCTACACCACCTGTCTGACTCAGCAGGACCTGATTCCCAAACAGGGGATGCAACAGGAAAACAATGCCTGTGAAGTCACCTCGCAAAAGGTTGATGGCAACACGGTAAGCTGGACGATTACTTGTCAATCGAATCAAGGTGCGACGACCAGCAATGGCTCTATCACTTATGCCGGCGATACCTTTGAGGGTAAAATCATCACTGACATTCCCCGGGCTGGCCAAACGGAACAGTTGTTGAGCGGTAAACGTCTCGGCGATTGTCAGTAG
- a CDS encoding RNA methyltransferase, with protein MPEKQYNPDVTAQLTVILVEPQGPLNIGSVCRAMGNFGFTDLRLVNPQTNHLRHEARQMAVKASDILEGAKIYSSLEEALHGCQYAFGTTRRFGRYRDRDDFFYPDTAAQVIAGFDHDIHTALVFGREDCGLLNEELDLCQRFLTIPTCDAMPSMNLAQSVALCLYEVSKQGLEARGELLKPDLAEIDQTEAMLQHMKETLTRIDYLDPQNPDHILRSFRRLFGKSGLSERDVRILRGLWSRIDRVQTELEKRINSDGENQ; from the coding sequence ATGCCTGAAAAACAATACAATCCTGATGTGACGGCCCAGCTGACGGTGATTTTGGTTGAACCGCAGGGACCATTGAATATCGGCTCGGTGTGTCGGGCGATGGGGAACTTCGGTTTTACGGATCTGCGGCTGGTCAATCCACAGACCAATCATCTACGCCACGAAGCCCGACAGATGGCGGTCAAGGCCAGCGATATTCTGGAAGGTGCCAAAATTTATTCCTCTCTGGAAGAAGCGTTGCATGGCTGCCAGTATGCCTTTGGTACCACGCGCCGTTTTGGTCGTTACCGTGATCGGGATGATTTTTTTTATCCCGATACTGCGGCACAGGTGATTGCCGGGTTTGATCACGACATTCATACGGCGCTTGTGTTCGGACGCGAGGATTGTGGACTCCTCAACGAGGAGCTCGACCTGTGTCAGCGCTTTTTGACCATTCCGACCTGTGACGCCATGCCGTCGATGAATCTGGCCCAGTCCGTGGCCTTGTGTTTGTACGAGGTGTCCAAGCAGGGGCTTGAAGCGCGTGGTGAATTGCTTAAGCCCGATCTGGCTGAGATTGACCAGACGGAGGCGATGTTACAGCATATGAAAGAAACACTGACGCGGATCGACTATCTTGATCCGCAGAACCCGGATCATATTCTGCGTTCGTTCCGGCGACTGTTTGGCAAGAGCGGTTTGTCGGAGCGCGATGTGCGTATCTTACGTGGGTTGTGGAGCCGCATTGATCGGGTCCAGACGGAACTGGAAAAACGAATAAACTCAGATGGAGAAAATCAATGA
- a CDS encoding class I SAM-dependent RNA methyltransferase, with the protein MIELTVTTLAHGGAGLGHHDGKAVFVFGAIPGDRIRCHIVQNKKRYARADLVEILDPSDLRQEPACSHFGDCGGCDWQQLSYEQQCQWKQRLFADSCVRHGHIEQGSVRAFVPAPQEFGYRSRVQFKCGNAAQGFVLGFYRRGSHDVIDVRQCPVVAPPIAAQMTAWRTLFDGSVYASFVSQIDVAVGCDDALRTIVHYHGTETNAFCSWLAGCLNAVDGAVLVQSGHKSGKSALTVLRGQANLAIRVDDPPLELHYGPGGFAQVNLAQNRQLVARVIEAAEVTAEDCVLDLYCGMGNFSLPLARCAGEVVGVEDYAPSIASAADNRDALGLDNATFHACSVKDFLGRWKRAADVIVLDPPRSGARDAVAGIMGCRPRRIVYVSCDQQTLMRDITALAQAYTVTSIQALDMFPQTCHTEVLAVLDRRQG; encoded by the coding sequence ATGATTGAATTGACCGTTACAACGCTGGCACATGGTGGCGCAGGTCTGGGGCATCACGATGGCAAAGCGGTGTTTGTCTTTGGCGCCATTCCGGGTGACCGCATCCGCTGTCATATCGTCCAGAATAAAAAACGCTATGCCCGTGCCGACCTGGTCGAGATTCTTGATCCTTCCGACTTACGGCAGGAGCCGGCCTGCTCCCACTTTGGTGACTGTGGTGGGTGTGACTGGCAGCAGTTGTCTTATGAGCAGCAATGCCAATGGAAACAACGGCTTTTCGCCGACAGCTGCGTGCGTCATGGCCACATTGAGCAGGGCAGCGTCCGAGCTTTTGTCCCAGCGCCGCAAGAGTTCGGCTATCGCAGTCGGGTGCAATTTAAGTGTGGCAACGCAGCGCAAGGGTTTGTCCTCGGGTTTTACCGTCGTGGCAGCCATGATGTGATTGATGTTCGCCAGTGTCCGGTGGTTGCACCACCTATTGCTGCACAGATGACAGCATGGCGGACCCTGTTTGACGGGAGTGTGTACGCCTCTTTTGTGTCGCAGATTGATGTGGCGGTGGGGTGCGATGATGCATTGCGCACCATTGTTCATTACCACGGCACCGAGACCAACGCTTTTTGTTCCTGGCTGGCCGGTTGTCTCAATGCCGTCGATGGTGCAGTGCTGGTGCAATCCGGGCACAAATCCGGCAAATCCGCTTTGACGGTGCTGCGCGGTCAGGCAAATTTGGCCATTCGTGTTGATGACCCGCCGCTGGAGCTTCACTATGGTCCAGGAGGCTTTGCCCAGGTGAATCTGGCTCAGAACCGTCAACTCGTGGCACGGGTTATCGAAGCGGCTGAGGTGACAGCGGAGGATTGCGTGCTTGATTTGTATTGTGGCATGGGCAATTTTTCTTTGCCGCTGGCACGTTGTGCCGGTGAGGTGGTCGGGGTCGAAGATTATGCGCCATCCATTGCGTCTGCTGCAGACAATCGTGACGCTCTCGGACTGGACAATGCGACGTTTCATGCCTGCAGCGTTAAAGACTTTCTCGGGCGCTGGAAGCGAGCGGCTGATGTGATTGTTCTCGACCCGCCCCGGAGCGGCGCGCGCGACGCAGTCGCAGGGATAATGGGTTGTCGACCGCGGCGGATTGTCTATGTCTCGTGCGATCAACAGACCCTGATGCGTGATATTACCGCACTCGCCCAAGCGTATACCGTGACGTCAATTCAGGCTCTCGACATGTTTCCTCAGACCTGTCATACTGAAGTTCTTGCCGTGCTGGATCGGCGGCAAGGTTAG
- a CDS encoding thiamine pyrophosphate-dependent enzyme, with amino-acid sequence MTTEMKKVFARPESLKDVQTHFCPGCHHGTIHRLVADAMDFFGIKDQAIGVASVGCSVFLYGYFDIDVIEAPHGRAPAVATGAKRVHPNRPVFTYQGDGDLAAIGTSEIIHTANRGEPIAVIFVNNTTYGMTGGQMAPTTLPSQKTTTSPGGRNVAKDGYPIKMAELLSGLEGVAYSVRVAVDTPKHAIQAGKAIRKAFETSVKNNKFAFVEVLASCPTNWGMSPLAANERVGTEMIPYFPLGVYKDCDQS; translated from the coding sequence ATGACCACGGAAATGAAAAAAGTATTTGCCCGACCTGAGTCCCTCAAGGACGTTCAAACCCATTTCTGTCCCGGTTGCCATCACGGTACGATTCATCGTCTGGTGGCTGATGCGATGGACTTTTTCGGCATCAAAGATCAGGCTATTGGTGTGGCGTCGGTCGGCTGCAGTGTCTTTTTATATGGCTATTTTGATATTGATGTCATTGAAGCGCCCCATGGCCGAGCACCTGCCGTAGCCACCGGTGCCAAGCGGGTCCATCCCAATCGTCCGGTTTTTACCTATCAGGGCGACGGCGATCTGGCGGCCATCGGCACCAGCGAAATTATCCACACCGCCAATCGAGGCGAGCCGATCGCGGTTATCTTTGTCAACAATACCACTTATGGGATGACCGGCGGACAGATGGCGCCGACAACCCTGCCGTCGCAAAAGACGACGACCTCACCTGGCGGCCGCAATGTGGCCAAGGATGGTTATCCGATCAAGATGGCCGAGCTTCTATCAGGCCTCGAAGGGGTGGCTTATTCGGTGCGGGTTGCTGTGGATACACCGAAGCATGCCATTCAAGCGGGCAAGGCCATTCGTAAGGCGTTTGAGACTTCGGTTAAGAACAACAAGTTCGCTTTTGTCGAAGTCTTGGCCAGCTGCCCCACCAACTGGGGCATGAGCCCCCTGGCCGCGAACGAGCGAGTGGGAACGGAGATGATTCCTTATTTTCCGTTGGGTGTCTACAAGGACTGTGACCAATCTTAG
- a CDS encoding IS1380 family transposase: MKTECNTEQLEFHSFGRREIIGQFDGIKISSDGGGILLREVEKRTGILRRLSQCFTDYRNPEMITHSLESLISQRIMALALGYEDLNDHDVLRHDALLSVLSGKPNGKMGAGKSTLNRLELTPATGSSSSRYKKIVANSDAMDELLIDFFQKSFSEVPEEIVLDVDATDDLIHGTQQGRFYHGYYRSYCYLPLYIFCGEQLLCARLRTADQDGAAGTKEELERIVRRIRQSWPDVRIVVRGDSGFCRDEIMTWCEHEENRVDYVLGLAKNSRLKTLIEEEMEQAKQEHEQTEKAARVFKDFHYQTRNSWSRSRRVVGKAEYLSKGENPRFVVTTLSEEKADARSLYEDIYCARGDMENRIKEQQLALFADRTSCHEMRANQLRLYFSSFAYVLLQTLRRIGLKETELAKAQSETIRLKLLKIGTRIKISVRKIWLSFSESYPYADLLRQVLGNLQKIPIRC, translated from the coding sequence ATGAAAACAGAGTGTAACACAGAGCAACTTGAGTTTCATAGCTTTGGTCGGCGTGAAATTATTGGTCAATTCGATGGCATCAAGATCAGTTCCGATGGCGGTGGCATCCTTCTTCGAGAGGTCGAAAAACGCACCGGCATATTGCGTCGTTTGAGTCAATGCTTCACGGACTATCGCAATCCAGAGATGATTACACACAGCCTCGAATCCTTGATTAGCCAGCGCATCATGGCGCTGGCATTAGGCTACGAAGACCTCAACGACCATGATGTTTTGCGCCATGATGCCTTGCTCAGTGTTTTAAGTGGTAAGCCCAATGGAAAAATGGGAGCCGGGAAAAGCACTCTCAACCGTCTTGAACTAACGCCTGCGACGGGCTCAAGTTCATCGCGCTACAAGAAGATTGTCGCCAATAGTGACGCTATGGACGAGCTTTTGATTGATTTCTTTCAAAAGTCATTCAGTGAAGTTCCAGAAGAGATCGTCTTGGATGTAGACGCTACAGATGATCTAATCCACGGTACTCAGCAGGGGCGTTTTTATCATGGCTATTATCGAAGCTACTGCTATTTGCCGCTGTATATTTTTTGTGGGGAACAGCTGTTGTGCGCCCGCTTGCGTACGGCGGATCAGGATGGCGCCGCCGGAACAAAAGAAGAACTGGAACGCATTGTCCGACGCATTCGCCAATCATGGCCGGATGTTCGCATCGTTGTGCGTGGAGACAGTGGTTTTTGTCGCGACGAGATTATGACTTGGTGCGAGCACGAAGAAAACCGCGTGGACTATGTCTTGGGATTGGCGAAAAACTCTCGCTTGAAGACACTGATAGAAGAGGAGATGGAACAGGCGAAACAAGAGCATGAGCAGACAGAAAAAGCCGCACGGGTATTCAAAGACTTTCACTACCAGACCCGCAATAGCTGGAGCCGGTCCAGGCGCGTTGTGGGCAAAGCGGAATATTTGTCCAAGGGAGAAAATCCCCGCTTTGTCGTAACGACACTGAGCGAGGAAAAAGCGGATGCCCGCAGCTTGTATGAAGACATTTACTGCGCCCGCGGCGACATGGAAAATCGGATCAAGGAACAACAACTGGCCCTGTTTGCCGACCGGACGTCCTGTCATGAAATGCGTGCCAACCAATTGCGCCTGTATTTTTCCAGCTTTGCCTATGTTCTGTTACAAACTCTGCGGCGCATCGGATTAAAAGAAACGGAATTGGCCAAAGCACAGAGCGAAACAATCCGTCTGAAATTACTGAAGATTGGCACCCGGATCAAAATCAGCGTGCGCAAGATCTGGCTGTCATTTTCAGAAAGCTATCCCTATGCGGACTTGCTGCGCCAAGTTTTGGGGAATCTTCAAAAAATACCGATACGCTGTTAA
- a CDS encoding 16S rRNA (uracil(1498)-N(3))-methyltransferase, which translates to MNLACVNNGGPVSRIVSACALTLEQEAFVGCAARAALDIWQARVGEIVTVEDPFQQCYRARITGLKDDDATLVPFERIEPVESPLQICVCQALPEKERFELVLQKITEIGINRIIPFVSRHSTTVEERDSGQKKSHRWPDVVLRAGRQCRRAQLPELMEVVDFETMLDAVADWDVKLLLSEKAAAWSFREGIGSARPDRIAVIVGPEGGFANEEIDLAQGRGVVPVTVGRRILRTETAAIVAAALAQFCVGDYA; encoded by the coding sequence GTGAACCTCGCATGCGTTAATAATGGTGGACCTGTCAGCCGCATTGTCAGCGCTTGCGCTCTGACGTTGGAGCAGGAGGCTTTCGTTGGCTGTGCCGCGCGCGCAGCCCTGGACATCTGGCAGGCCCGTGTCGGTGAGATTGTTACGGTGGAAGATCCGTTTCAGCAGTGTTATCGGGCGCGAATTACCGGCTTGAAAGATGATGACGCGACACTTGTTCCGTTTGAGAGGATAGAACCGGTAGAGTCTCCTCTGCAGATCTGTGTCTGTCAGGCGTTGCCGGAAAAGGAGCGTTTCGAACTGGTGCTGCAAAAGATAACTGAGATCGGCATCAATCGCATTATTCCATTTGTTTCACGTCATTCAACAACGGTTGAAGAACGCGATTCCGGCCAAAAAAAGTCACACCGCTGGCCCGATGTGGTACTGCGCGCTGGTCGCCAGTGTCGTCGGGCTCAATTGCCGGAGCTGATGGAGGTCGTTGATTTTGAGACCATGCTCGATGCCGTGGCGGATTGGGATGTCAAATTGCTCCTGAGTGAAAAAGCAGCGGCCTGGTCGTTTCGTGAAGGGATTGGTTCGGCGCGACCGGATCGGATTGCCGTGATTGTCGGTCCGGAAGGCGGCTTTGCCAATGAGGAGATTGACCTGGCCCAAGGGCGAGGTGTTGTGCCGGTGACGGTGGGGCGACGTATTTTACGAACCGAGACAGCAGCTATTGTGGCGGCAGCGCTGGCTCAATTTTGTGTAGGGGATTATGCCTGA
- a CDS encoding 2-oxoacid:acceptor oxidoreductase family protein yields the protein MNHDVFMAGFGGQGVLLIGNLLAYATIMEGNNASYFPAYGVEKRGGAATCTVVMSDQQVGSPVVGEPEASLLLNPLSMEKYYERVRKGGFALINSSLIDDDGSSRDDVIKVQIPANDMALEIGNARLVNMVVLGAYIEYSKVVGMETVKEALKVVLPERNHRFLPLNYQALEKGAEFCRQALQG from the coding sequence ATGAACCACGATGTATTTATGGCCGGATTCGGCGGGCAGGGTGTTCTGCTGATCGGTAATCTTTTGGCCTATGCCACCATTATGGAGGGCAACAATGCCTCTTATTTTCCGGCATATGGTGTTGAAAAACGCGGTGGTGCAGCAACCTGTACTGTGGTGATGTCGGATCAGCAAGTGGGTTCTCCGGTGGTCGGTGAACCGGAAGCGTCTTTGTTGCTGAATCCATTATCCATGGAAAAATATTATGAACGTGTTCGTAAAGGCGGTTTTGCCCTGATTAATTCATCGCTGATTGATGACGATGGGTCGAGCCGAGATGATGTGATAAAGGTGCAGATTCCGGCCAATGATATGGCTCTGGAGATCGGCAATGCCCGTCTGGTGAATATGGTTGTTCTTGGAGCATATATCGAGTACAGCAAGGTGGTGGGTATGGAAACCGTCAAGGAAGCTCTCAAGGTGGTGCTGCCTGAACGTAACCATCGGTTTCTGCCGCTGAATTATCAGGCTCTCGAAAAAGGGGCCGAGTTCTGTCGTCAGGCTTTGCAGGGCTGA
- a CDS encoding DNA polymerase III subunit chi has translation MLPVVEFIKLNKPEKAKCLCLLAEEFFAQRKRVLILVEDDNQALTLDRFMWTWNKGSFLPHVWDNGAVECHEESIAIGTREHNSNGASVLIAARPCSVEFMRQFKHVIEFAETYDQALVEAARGRFRAWRECGCEPRMR, from the coding sequence ATGTTACCTGTCGTTGAGTTTATCAAACTGAACAAGCCGGAAAAAGCCAAGTGTTTGTGTCTGTTGGCCGAGGAGTTTTTTGCCCAGCGCAAGCGGGTTCTGATCCTCGTCGAAGATGACAATCAGGCTTTGACCCTGGATCGTTTCATGTGGACTTGGAATAAAGGTTCGTTTCTGCCTCATGTTTGGGATAATGGTGCCGTAGAATGCCATGAAGAGTCCATTGCCATCGGGACTCGCGAACATAATTCCAATGGTGCTTCGGTGTTGATTGCCGCACGCCCCTGTTCTGTGGAATTCATGCGCCAGTTTAAGCATGTTATTGAGTTTGCCGAAACCTACGATCAGGCTCTGGTTGAAGCGGCGCGCGGTCGTTTCCGTGCCTGGAGGGAGTGCGGTTGTGAACCTCGCATGCGTTAA